The following proteins are encoded in a genomic region of Limanda limanda chromosome 22, fLimLim1.1, whole genome shotgun sequence:
- the LOC133028827 gene encoding uncharacterized protein LOC133028827 encodes MKTSLKFVLYLTCFFLGKMGELFQMHHFILSHQDSGFISADVGDNLTLQCFYEERDNTMYWYKQKPGQKPQIISKTYRSSNTIWSVNEFKNNSRFTVETNDVVSHIKISDLQLSDSATYYCLQSCSHKFEFMQSVTVSVKGSGSNIQALVHQSESIQPGGSVTLSCTVHTGTCDGEHSVYWFKNSEEPQPGLIYTHGDRNDQCERKPDTQTHTCVYNLSMERLNRSHAGTYYCAVAACGHIVIGDGTKLEFDDEVNWLVYFLSGALGFTISLLLAVLLYKINKRRCWRCSESRTQPSSPFTTNAEGNQHTDDLHYAAVNVNVASRSRRQRDNTNDESVYSSVKM; translated from the exons ATGAAGACATCTCTGAAGTTCGTTCTCTAcctgacatgtttcttcttGGGGAAAAtgggtgagttgt ttcagATGCATCATTTTATCTTGTCTCATCAAGACAGTGGATTCATATCAGCTGATGTTGGAGACAACTTGACTTTGCAGTGTTTCTATGAGGAGAGGGACAATACGATGTATTGGTACAAACAAAAACCAGGACAGAAACCTCAAATTATCTCAAAGACGTACAGATCTTCTAATACTATTTGGTCCGTGAATGAATTCAAGAACAATTCACGCTTCACTGTGGAAACTAATGATGTTGTGAGTCACATAAAAATCTCAGATCTGCAGCTTTCAGACTCAGCTACTTACTACTGTTTACAGAGTTGTTCACATAAGTTTGAGTTCATGCAGAGCGTCACTGTCAGTGTGAAAGGTTCAGGGTCTAACATCCAGGCTCTGGTGCATCAGTCTGAGAGCATCCAGCCAGGAGGTTCTGTGACTCTCAGCTGTACAGTTCACACTGGGACCTGTGATGGAGAACACAGTGTTTACTGGTTCAAGAACTCTGAAGAGCCTCAGCCAGGACTCATTTACACCCACGGAGACAGGAACGAtcagtgtgagaggaaacccgacacacagacacacacctgtgtctACAACTTGTCAATGGAGAGACTGAACCGTTCTCATGCTGGGACCTACTACTGTGCTGTCGCTGCATGTGGACACATTGTGATTGGAGACGGGACAAAGCTggagtttgatg ATGAAGTGAACTGGCTAGTGTATTTCCTGAGTGGAGCTCTGGGATTCACCATCAGCCTTTTGCTGGCTGTGTTACTTTACAAGATAAACAAGAGAAGATGCTGGAGATGTTCAG AGTCTCGTACACAACCATCATCTCCCTTCACAACAAATGCAGAG GGCAACCAACATACAGATGACCTCCATTACGCTGCAGTAAATGTGAATGTGGCCAGCAGATCAAGACGACAGAGGGACAACACAAACGATGAATCTGTGTACTCAAGTGTTAAAATgtag